The segment AGCACAGTGTCGAGCGCGAACCAACCGGTGAGTTTCATCGAGAGGGTGAACCCCAACTGCCGTGCCTGCGGTCCGCTCAAGCCCGCGATAGAGGGCGGGACCGCCTGGTCCACCTGAATCACCGCCGACGCGAACTGGGCGCCGAGCATGGTGAGGACCGCGCCTGTCGCTGCCACGGCAGCGCGGCGGTCCTTCCACATGAACAACGCAGCGAGGATCGGGATGGCGGCGATCGCCAGGGCCGACAGGACGTTGCCGATGACGATCTGCCACGGCTCTGCGAAGGCGTTTCCAAGGTTGAACGACACGGCACGGCCGGTGACTGCGCTGACGCCGGTGTAGTGATCCCACGCCGGCAGGAAGAACCCTGCGGTCGCAGTGCTGAGCGCCCCGACGCCCGCCAAGGTCGCCCAGCGGTTGAAACCCGAAGCCGGGGGGTCATCGAGCGCAGGCTGCCGGTTCGAGCGAACGGCCAGGACGGCGGTCGCAGCGCCGGCCGCTCCGACCACCCAGGCGGCTGTCATGATCCACAGTCCTGGGCCCGCCTGGCCGGTTCCGTACCGGAAGACCTGCCCGAGGTCGGACACCCGAAAGCCGAGTTCCCCGAGCGCTGCCCCGACCGCGAAAGCGGCCGCGATCCTCACCCACCTCGGCCCGGCAAGCCCGAAACCGAGAGCGGTCGCCCAAGCCGCGGCAACCACGGCGTAGAGAGCAGCCTGGTCAGCCTGGGAGGCGATCGACGCCGGCGAGCCCCCACTGAAGTAGTCAGGGAACATCGCCGCCACGTGCAGAATGACCGCTGCCAGCAGGAGAGCGCCGGCAGCTAGTTCGAGCTTGGAGGGATGTCTGCGCTGCTCGGAGACGGGGGTGCTTGCGTCCATGCACCCATTCTGGTCCGCTTTGGTGAACGGGGCCTGAGAAGGGCGCGATCAACTGGTTCGCTGGTTAACTGCCGGGGCCCGATGCGGGACCGAGTTGCGCGGCGCTTGGGTTCAGCGTGGAGTGGAGCGGCAGTCCGGCGGGATCGGAGCTGTCGCCGACGTAGACGTCATAGCGCCCTGCGCCGACGGACCATGTTCCGACGCTGCCCGGCGCTCCCGCCCAGGTGGCCAGGTCTCCCCTTGTGATCGCGAACCGTACCTGGGCCCGCTTGCCGGGTGCGAGCATGACCCGCTGAAATCCGCGGAGCTGGCGGGGTGGCTCACCCGTTGCTGGCGGGTACCCGACGTAGCACTGGGCGACGTCGGCGCCAGATCGCCGGCCTGTGTTCGTCACCGTCGCCGACACCGTGTACCCGCCGCGAGGTCCTGACGCGATGTGGAGCGCGCTGTAGCGGAAGCTGGTGTAACTGAGCCCGTAGCCGAAGGGGTACTGCGGCTTCGCGCCGGTCGCCTCGTACCAGCGGTAGCCGACGTTGAGACCCTCGTCGTAGTAGGTCGGGCCCCCGTTTCCGCCGAACTCCGCGGTCGATGCGTCGGGACGCGGGCCACCCGCGACCGGCCAGCTCACCGGCAGTTTGCCGCTGGGGCTGATCTGGCCGCTGAGCAGTTGGACGAGCGAGGTTCCGGCCGATTGACCCGGGTACCAGGTCTCCAGGACTGCCGCGACCGAGGACAGCCAGGGCATGTCGACCGGGGCTCCGGTCTCGAGAACGACAATCGTGCGCGGGTTCGCCGCGGCAACCGCGCGCACCAGGGCGTCCTGGTTCCCCGGCAGAGCCAACGAAAGCGCGTCAACTCCCTCGGCTTCGACGTCATGAACCACGACGATGGCGACGCTGGCCTCGCGGGCCAGCCTCGCCGCGACGGGGATAACCGCCCCATTGGTGTAGGCCACCCGAGACCCCGCGGCTTGAAGGGCGTCGAGTGCGGTCGTCGGATCGTCGGCCTTGACCCGCATCGCCCCGTAACCGGCCGGCATGGGGGTTCCGCCATTCGCACCGATCAGGGCAATCGTTCCCGTGCCGGGGAGAGACAGCGGGAGTAGGCCGTTGTTCTTCAGGAGAACGGCGCCCTCGTTGTCGGTCCGAAGAGCCACCGACTGGTCCGCCGCCGACGAGGCATCCGCATCGGGCCGAAGCGGGTGGGGCGCGGCGATGAGATCGAACTTGAACAACGTGGTGAGCAACGGCTTGACGAGGGCGTCGAGTTCAGGCCTGGGCAGTTGGCCGCCGGCCACTGCCGCGGCGATGTCGGCAGGTTGGTACAGCGGCGTGCACTTGACTTGCGACACCCCCGCCGCGAACGCGTCCGCCTGATTGAAGATCGACCCACAGTCTGAGCGAACAAAACCGGCGAATCCCCAGGCACCGCGCAGCTGGGTCTGCAGGAGCTGCTGAGATTGGCACGAGGGGGTTCCGTTGATGAGGTCATAGGCGCACATGACGCCGCCCGGGTGAGCCTGCTGAACCGAGGCTGACCAAGCGGGCAAGTAGATCTCGTGCAAGGCCTGGTCACCGACGATCGAGTCGTCTCGCAGGGTGCCGCGGCTGGTCTCCTGGTTGTAGGCGGCGTAGTGCTTTACCACCGCCACCACCCTCTGACTCTGGATGCCGTTGATAAGCGGTGTCGCCAGCGACGCGGTGAGGAACGGGTCCTCTCCAAGAGACTCGTAGGCCCTTCCCCACAACGGGCTCCGCTCGATGTTGATCGTCGGTGCCAGCGCCACGTCGACTCCGACGGCTGCGTCCTCGGACCCGATGACTTGCCCGTAGCTGCCCGCCAGCCCGGAGTCGAAAGCAGCAGCGTCGGCGATCGGTGCAGGCAACTGGGTCACACCGCCGAAGTGCCCGGCGGTGGTGCGCCATCCGCTTGCCACGCCTCCCGAGCCGTCCTGCTCGGTGATGGCGGGTATGCAAAGGGACGGGATCGCCGGGCTGAGGCCTTCGTACGGGTTGGCCGGGCTGCCTCCCCAGTAGAGGTGGAGGATCTTGGCCTCGTCGAGCGGGGAAATGGCCGCCATCAGCAAGGACGTCCGCTTCGGTGCAGACAGCTTCGAGTTGAGCCATGGACAAGCGGCGAGCTGGGTGGGGCTCGCCGAGGTGGCCAGGTCGGCGTCTCCGGCGGCCCGTCCGGAAACCGCGAAGAAAGCAGCGAGCAGCCCGATAGCTGCCCCAACGGCTCCGATCACCGGCGCGCGGCCGTGCCTCAACCCCCGCTCTATACCCGACCTAGTCATTGCTCCTCTATGACGAAGTGTGCCAGTAAGAGAAGTTCGTGTCTCGTCGCGTCGCTGAGAGACCTCTCAGGGACATGAATCTCTCAGGGACATGAATAACGTCGTTCCTATGCAGTCGGCGTTCGGACCCGGACGGGTGAACCTGATAGGCGATCACACCGATTACACCGGTGGGTTCGTACTTCCCATGGCGATCCAGTTCGGCACCACCGTCACCTTTGAGCCCGGTGGCGACCGGGTGATACTGCGGTCTGGCTATGAACCTGAACCCGCCGACCTTCCACTGAAAATCGAGAAACCGTCCTCGGTGAACCCGAAGTGGGCCCGCTACGTCGCCGGTGTCATCGCAGAGATCGAACCGGCAACAGGCGGCACCGGAACCGTCACCACGAACCTGCCGGTCGGCGAAGGCCTCGCATCCAGCGCCGCGCTCGAGGTGGCGACGGCGCTGGCGCTCGGTTATGCCGGTCCTCCCGACGACTTGGCGGTCACCTGCCAGCGCGCCGAACAGCGCGCCGTAGGAGTGCCGTGCGGGGTTATGGACCAGTTGGCGTCCGTGTCCGGGGTACCAGGACACGCGTTGTTGATCGACTGCTCCACCAACTCGGTGACCCCGATTCCGCTTCCCGGGGACTGCGAGGTCGTCGCGATAGCTTCAGGCGAGCCTCGTTCTCTGGACGGTTCGCGCTACGCCGAGAGGAGACTGGAGTGCGAGAAAGCGGCGTCGATGGTAGGGCCTCTCCGGGCAGCGGCCTTAGTTGACCTCGATTCGATACCCGACCGGGTGCTGCGCCGGCGGGCCCGACACGTTGTGACCGAAAACCAGAGGGTGCTCGACTTCGCAACCCACATTCGGCACGGCGAGCTCCGGGAGGCGGGTGCGTTGATGCATGAGAGCCACCGCTCTCTGCGGGACGACTTTGCTGTCTCCACCGCCGCTCTCGACGATCTCGTCGCTCGGCTGGTGAAAACTCCCGGCGTGTACGGTGCGCGGTTGACCGGGGCCGGCTTTGGGGGGTCTGTTGTGGCGTTGACCCGACCCGGTGTCCTATCTGAAGGCCTGCTGCTGAAGGCTTCAGCGGGTGCTCGGCTGGTATAACCGGGCTCGTGCCCGCGTTCCGTTCGCCGGGACGGGGCGGTTGGAGCGCTTTGACGCCAACCGTACGCTTCAACGCTGCCGGAACCGCCGGCGAGCGACCAAAGGAAGTGCCAGATGCCTGTTCGTTCACTCGGCTACCTGAGGATCGGCAGCGAAGACATCGAGGGGTGGCGCCGTTTCGCGGGCGAGTTCCTCGGCATGATGGAAGTGCGCGGCGACGACGCGGATGCCCTCTATTTCAGGATGGACGACTACCCGCCCCGGTTGGTCATCGCACCCTCAGCTCAGAATGGCGTAGAAGCGATCGGCTTGGAAGTGAGGGACGCCGCCGAGCTCGCAGAGCTGACCGAAGCGGTTGAGGCGACAGGAACGAAGGTCGCCCCGCTCGACGCGGTGGAGTGCCGCGACCGGCGGATTACCGAGGGGGTGAGGTTCGACGATCCCTCAGGGAACAAACTCGAGCTGTTCTGGGGCGTCGTGCTCAGCCACACCCCCGCACTGACTCCCAACGTGAGCGGCTTCGTGACCGGGAATCAGGGCATGGGCCATGTGGTGGTTACGGTGTCGGATGGAGCCGGCTCTTTCGACTTCTACACGAGGGTGCTCGGCTTCCGCGGGAGGAACACCTTGCGGCTTCCCGCGGCCCCGGCTGAAGACGGCAGCCCGCGCTTCGAAACGCTCTGGTTTCTCGGCTGCAACCCGCGACATCACACGGTCGGGATTCTGCCGATGGACGGTCCGGGACGCCTGGTCCACTTCATGGTCGAGGGGGCGTCGCTCGACGACGTAGGGCGCGCCTGGGACCGAGCCGAGAAGCTCAGTGTGCCGGTCATGCAGACGCTCGGGCGTCACACCAACGACCAAATGGTGTCCTTCTATGTGATCAGCCCCGGCGGGTTCGCGGTCGAGTTCGGTTACGACGGGCTTCAAGTCACCGAAGAGGTGCCCGTCTACGAGATCACCGAAGGTGCGTTCTGGGGCCACAAGTTCGTCAACTTCCCGAGTTTGTAACCAGGCCCGGACGGGGCCCCAACCTTCGCACCTGCCACACTGGCCCGGTGCTGAAGGCCCCCGGCTCGCTGGCCGAGTTGACCCCGGAGTTCATGACGGTCGCGCTTGGTCAACGCTTCCCCGGCGCGATCGTCGAGCGGGTCGAGACCGGAGCGGTGGGAAACGGAACGAACCGGCGGACCACCCTCCGGCTCTTCTATCGAAAGGGCGCCGGTCCTGATTCAGCGTTCGTGAAGATCCAGGGCCGTTTGTTCAATCGTTTGGCGTTGGTCGCCCTCCGGGCCTGGCAGGCGGAGGCGTTGCTCGCCGGATCCGGCGTGGACCTGCCGTTGGAGCATCCCGACTTCTTCGCGGCTGCTACCGACCGCTCGAGGTTCGGGTCCCTGGTCGTGATGGAGGACATAACTGCGCGCGGTGGCCGGGCCAACGACGCGACGACCGCCCTCACCGTGTCGGAGGTGGCCGATGGCCTGGCCGGCCTGGCTCGCCTGCACGCGGCGTTCTGGGATCGGCCGCTTCCTAGCAGCTTGAGGTTCCTCGAGCCTTGGCGGCTCGGGCGGGTATGGGCTCCCGTGTCACGGGCGAGCCTCGCTCACGGCCTGCGCCGCCTGCGACGCTCGGGGCGACCGGAATTGATTCCGCGCCAGGTTGACTCGGCGAACCTCGAAAGACAGTTCCGCGCAAGCGCCTATCTGGCTCAACTCGGCCCGCGAACCGTTCTTCACGGCGATCCCCACCCGGGAAACACCTATAGCCTGCCCGGCGAACGAATCGGGTTCTACGACTGGCAACTCGTCAGAACCGGCGACTGGTGTCATGACGTCGGCTATTTCCTGGCCGGCAGCCTCGGGGTAGAAGATCGCCGAGCGCACGAACAAGACCTTTTGAAGGGTTACCTCCAGGCGCTCAGATCGGGTGGGGTCCCGCCGCCCCGCTTTGACTCCGCGTGGGAGCGGTACCGGTCGACCCCGGCATTCGGGTTGGCTACCTGGCTGCACACATATTCAGCCGGCAGCTTCCAGCCGGAGTCGGTCTCCCTCGCGACCGTCGAGCGTTTCTCGGCGGCCTACTCGGACCTGGAGACGCACCAATCCGACGTTGCCCGGGAGGCGCCCCGGCGCCGGGTTGCCTAGCGGCGGGTGGCGACGAACACGGGGATTTCTCGATCGGTCTTGGACTGGTACTCCGCGTATGGCGGGTACGCCGCGACCGCCCGGTCCCACCAGACGCGCTTCTCGGCCCCGGTTACTTCCCGCGCTACCGCGTCGAATGGTTCCGGCCCGTCCTGGATAGTGAGCGCGGACGGGTCGGCCTTGACGTTGTAGTACCACACCGGGTTCTTCGGGGCGCCGCCGAGCGACGCAACCAATGCATACTCGCCATCGTGCTCCACGCGCATGAGAGCAAACTTCCGGATCTTGCCCGACTTGTTGCCGCGCGTGGTCACGATGACCACAGGTAAACCGGTGTCAAGAAGCGTGTTGGCCTTCTGACCGTTCGACGCCTCGTACTCCGCTACCTGGTCCCGCACCCACTGGTAGGCGCTCGGCTCGTATTCACCTTGGAGCGACATTGGCGGATGCTACCTACTTCAAGGCGCTTAGCGGCACGTCGTGATACGTCCCGTTGCACTCGAAGCCCGACTTCGGATCGATCCGAACCCACTCACCATGCTGGATGCCGGCGATGACCATGCAATGCGCCCCGAGTCGCTGCCCCGGGTTGAACGGTGCGGTCAGCCCACCCGATTCGAAGCTGGTGATTTCGCCCACCGCCTGGATAACGGAGGTCTGGGTGACCTGGGATCCGGCCTGGGACATTCCTTGCTCCAGCAACATCCCGGCGCCCCAAGCCGACACGCTGAAGATGCTCGCCGACTCCCCCGGATGGGCGTGGTCGAGCCAGGTTAGGAAGGTATTGACACCCGGGACCGTCGCCCGGTCGGTTCCCAGATAGAGGGAGTAGAGCAGCGGCGAGTACACCTCGTTGTTCGCGGCGTTGGGATCGCCTATCAGCTTCAGCAGATGCGCGTCGTAGCCGGCGGCGGAGATGATCGCATCAGGATGAAAGTTCTGCTGGTTGGCCTGCTGGATGAAGTTCGCATCCTGGCTGACCGCGTCGACACCGAGGTCGACGATCTTCACACCCAAAGACTTCATCCTGAGGATGTCGCTCGTGAAGTTCGTTTCGATCGGACCGATGACCCGGCTGTAAACGTACTTGTACCCGATCGACTCGGCGGTGAGATCTTCCTGCTTGCCGTTCGCCAGCGCGGCGCCCGGGATGAGAGTTGCCGCGTGGGTGATGTCCGACGGGAACTTGTCCTTGATCCATTGATATCCCGTTGTCGTGTACCCCGGCGGTGACGGCGTCGGGCTGAACACGTTAGGGAAGCCGTTGTAAAGAACCGGGTTGAGGATCGAGCCCTCGACGTCGACCAGGTTCGGGTTCGCCTTGAGAATCGCCTGGCCGCAGGACTCGTTGAGAGTGAACGTTCCCACCATTGCGAACACCTCGGTGCTCAACCGCTGAAGCTCCTGGGTGTAGGTATTGCAGTCGAACGCGTCGTCGACATGTATGACCTTGAGGGTGCGGCCCGCGATGCCCCCGTTGGCGTTGACGTAAGCGACGTAAGCGTCCAGACCGTCGTTGGCATCCTGGAACAAGCCCGGCACCGGACCTGAGGTCGTGGTGATCTGACCAATCGTGATAGTGCTCGCGGTAACACCAGGACCACTTATCGCGCCGCCGACCTTTGGTGGCGGGGGGATCGTCGATCCGGTTCCGGAGGAAGCGCCGGGGTTCGTAGCGGAGCTGGAGCCGGCAGAACTCGAGTTCTTCGTATTCGAGCTGCTGCACGCGCTCAAGCCAAGAGCCGCCACGCCTGCGACGGCCACCAACTGGGACCAATCTGGCAGCCGGGCCGTCCGTCGACTGTTGCGTTTCACCTTAAGGATCCCTTTCGTTGGTCGAGTGGTCTGGAACAGCGCGCGCGTATTCTCCACGCCGCGCGAAATGCGCCGAACTAACGTGCTCTCAGGTCGAGCCTCTGGCTACACGGTCGGTTCGCAGGTAGATATCGCCCGCAGCTTGGGCCACCTCCGCAGGTGTCCCGTGCAGCTCTATATGGCCTTGTGCCATCACCGCCGCCAGATCGGCAACCTTCAACGCGGTTTCGGCGAACTGCTCGACGAGGAGAATTGCGAATCCCTCGGCCGCGATCTGAGCCACCAGTTCGTAGAGCTCGGCGACGATCAAGGGAGCCAGTCCCATGGAGATCTCGTCGAGCAACAGCAACGCAGGGTTCGTGGAGAGTGCGCGGGACATCGCAAGCATCTGCTGCTCTCCGCCTGAAAGTGTGCCGGCGGTTTGCCGCCGGCGCTCTTTGAGAACCGGGAACCGCTGGTACGCGATGTCCTCGACCTCCGCCCTCCTCAACCCGCCGCGGTAAGTCCACATCCGCAGGTTCTCCGCAACAGTCAGGCTCGGGAAGATGCCCCGCCCCTCGGGAATGCTGCACAGGCCTTGACGAGCGAGCCGGTCGGGAGTCATGCCTGTGACGTTGGCGCCGGAAACCCACACCTCGCCGCGGGTGGGACGAAGGCGCCCGCTCGCCACCCTGAGGGTCGTCGACTTGCCCGCGCCATTGGGCCCGAGAAGAACGAACACCTGGCCCGCGGGGACCACGATGTCGACTTCGTGCAGGACCTCGACTCGCTCGTAGGCCGCGCTGACCCCCTTCAGCTCAAGGGCAGGCGCGGTCGACGCGTCCGGGTTGCGGCCGGCCGCGCCGGTCTCCTCGGTGGTCGTACTGGTCACGCGGCACCCATCGGGGCGGTCCCGAGATACGCGGCTTGGACCTCGGGGTCGGAACTGATCTGCTCAGGTGACCCTGAAGCGATCAGCCGGCCAAAATCGAGAACGTGGATCCGGGAACAGATCCGCATAACCAGGCCCATGTCGTGCTCGACAAGCAGCACCGCGACACCAAGCGAAGCAAGCTCGCTCAGAAGCCCGCCGAGCCGGTCGCTCTCGGTGCTGTTCAGCCCCGCAGACGGCTCGTCGAGGAGCAGCACCTTCGGCTCGCAAGCCAGCGCTCGGGCGAGCTCCAGCAGTCGCGCCGTTCCGGTTGGGAGAATGTCGGCCTGCGCGCCGGCGACCTGCGATAGGCCCAGGCGGTCGAGAAGCTGATCCGCAAGTTGCCTCGCCCTGCGCCCGTGAGCTCCCCGGCTTTCGAGGGCGACCAGGACGTTGTCCACGACGGAGAGCGAACCGAACAGCTCGAGTCGCTGGAACGTCCTTCCGAGACCAAGCCGAGCTCTTGCCGTAGGGCCGAGCTGGGTGATGTCTTTCGAGCCGAAGAGGACACGGCCACTGGTCGGGCGCTGCAATCCCGTGATCACGTTGAAGGTCGTTGTCTTCCCGGCGCCGTTCGGTCCTATCAACCCGGTGACCATCGCCTCGGCAATATCCAGCTCGAGTGAGTCGATCGCCCTGAGCCCCCCGAAGTTGACCGACACGCTGTCAACCCGCAGCATGGCTCAACCTTCCCTCCGTGCCGGGAATGCCTTCATCGCTGGTCACGATCTCCGGTGCAGCGGCTCTACGGTCTCTCCACCTTTGAAGCAGCGTGTTCCCACCGAACGTCCCCTCCGGGTTCTGCGAGACTCCGATCGCGGCGAGACCGACCAGCAGAGGGACGACGTCCCTCGGTTGGGTGAGGTGCTGCTGTAGCAGCGGCCCCAATGCGAAGAGGATCCCGGCGATGAGCATCCCACCGATCGTGCGGATCCCCCAGGCGACTGCGAGGAGCAGGAGCGTCAGGCTGATCAGGAATGTGAAATCGTTCGGTGCCACCGCGCCTTGGGCCCCGCCGTAAAGCGCACCGCCAAGTCCGGCGACCGCTGCGGAGAGCGTGAAGACGGCCAGTTTCGTCCGGGTCATTCCAATGCCGAGGGTCACGCACGCGCTCGGGCTGTCATTGACGGCGATGAGCCGGCGGCCGAATCGCGAGCGTCTGACCGCGAGCAGACCGACCGCCAGAATCGCAAAGACCGCCGACAGCAGGATCAGATATGAGCCGTTGCTCTTGAACGACACGCCCGGCACGTGAGGTCGAGCGACTGGAAGGGACAGCGAGACGCCGAAAACGCGGATGTTGTTGAAGAACGCGTTGTCCATCCCATACGCAAACGCGAGAGTCGCCAAGGCCAGATAAAGGCCTCGCAGCCGTAACGCCGGCAAGGCCACCAGGGCGCCAACGGCTGCCGCCAGCCCGACCGCGGCGAGCAGGCCGAGTAAGGAGCCGCCCGTCCCGCCGACCTTGCTCATTGCGAATGCGCCGAGTCCGGCGAAGGTCAACTGGCACAACGAAACCTGTCCCCCGTAGCCGGTGAGCAACGCGATCGAGAGCATGATGATCGCGAGTGCTACACCTCGGTTGGCGTAGCTCAGATTGCTGGGTGAGAGCGTCATCGAAACGACCACGGCAACGCCGACGAAGAGCGCCGCGGTCACGAACGACTCCCTGGGTCCGACCACACGAGGTGCGCGAACACGAACCCGGCGGGCCAGGCTGGCGCGGGTCTGAGGAAGTACGAGAATCACCACGAGCAGGAACAGCATCGGGATTACCTGCTCGATATACGTCCAGATGTCCCCCACGGGCAGGTAGCCGACCGCGTACGACTGGGTCAGCCCCAGGGCTATGGCGCCGACAAAGGTAAGCGGGAGGCTGCGCAAGCGACCGACCATCGCCGCGGCATAGCCGTTGATCACAAGCAACGTCAGGTTGGTGATGTCGAGGTTGACCAGGGGCGCGATGAGGATTCCCGCGAGGGAGGCCAGTGCGCACCCCATCGCCCAACCGAGCTGCGCGTAACGAGCGGGCCTAGCCCCGGTTAGCGCGGACAGCTCCCGGTCGTCGACGACCGCTCTGGTCGCGATCCCCGGCCGGGTGCGGTAGAAGAAGAGCCGCAAACCGATCGCCGCGAGCGCCGCCAGCCCGACGATGATGAGCTGGTGCCACGTGAGCACGACTCCGCCGATGCTCACCTGCTTCCCGTTGAAGAACTGCGGCACCCTGCGGCTGACCCGCGGATCCCACACAACCGTGGCGATGGCAATGCCGAGCAGCAGGAGCGCGATGGTGACTGTGAGGCGCGCTTCGAGCGCAGCGCTTTCGAGCCGGCGGACGATCAACCGCTCTATAGCCGCGCCGAGCACGGGCGTCAGGACGAACACCACCAGCACGAACGAGAGCCAGGTCGACCATCCGAAGCTTTGAGAGAACTGCCAGTAGAGGAAGGCGCCGATCATCCCTATCGCGCCTTGGGCGAAGTTGAAGATGCCTGATGTCGTGTAGGTAACGACGAGCCCCATCGCAGTCAGGGCGTATACACACCCGTAGGTGGCGATGCCTGCGACAGTGAGCGACAGGAATTGCGACATAGTCCAACCGGTTCCTTACTGGTCCCCCCAGGGTTGGCCGAACACTACAACGCAGTTCCATCGGCATGCGCGCACCTGTCCCGTCCAACGGGAGTGTCAAATTTCGGACAAATGCCTTTATTTCCGGGCTTTCTGGTCAAGCAATGACCATGCCCGCGCGATCACATACGTGCAGAAAACTAGAACCGGTTTCTGATTGGTGGGGGCGTGATCCTTCAGTCGATCACAGTCGATCAGACCGTGGTCGCCCGGTGCCCCCGAGTGTCCCCGTAACGGCGGGTGAACCCCCAGTAGATCGGCGAAACCATCGCGGTGATCATCAGGATCGCTCCGATGACGATCAGGAAGGTCGCGTAGCCGCTGCCGATGCCGAGCGAGTGGAAGAACGTCGAGGGCTGCGCGACGACGATAATGCCGAAGACGAGCCCAAGGATCCCGAGAAAGCTCATCCCGGCGCGCCCAGCACCGGGAATCGACCCGACTGCCAACAGCAAGGCGCCGTAAGCGAGCTCGAGGTAACCCATGAGCTGAGTTTGGGTCGACCCGGCGACGTCCACGTGCTCACTGGTCAACCGCTTGAAATCGACGCCGGTTCGAGCGATGGCAATACCGCCCAAGACCAAGAAGACGATGCCCAGGATTATCGACACAAGCTGGGCAGGGCTCCAGGGTTGACGTTCAACCGCAAGTGACCGTGTGGACCGGTATCCGAACTGGCTCTGTTGGACACCCGTGGGAGGGATGTCGGTAGGTGGGTAACGCTCTGTCATCAGCGGCTTCTCCTCCTATTTGACCTATATGTGCTCTCGCATGAAAGTGGCACCTACCAGTGGTACCAGCGTGATCCTTCCCCGCTGCGGAAGGCGAAACCTGCGACCCATGCGACCAGGAAGATCGCCGCGAGGATCCACAGCAGGTGGGCAGCAAATCCCAGCCCAAAGAACAGCAATGTCAGCAGTAGGACAAGCAGAATTAAGCCCATTAGCGGGATGTTTCCTTTCCGAATAACCCCTGGTGGATTCGTACCCCACTAGGGGCAACCGCCGACATTTGATATACCCCGCAGGTGGAGGCGATCAAACCGGTCAACACGGGCGGGTGTCCCCTCGCCAGAACATCCCCGTGGGATAATGCCTCGATTGTCCCGCTACAGGCCGAAGCACAGCGCCCGCGCTAGGGAGCGGGAACATTACGACAGGCTCGTCAAGCTGGCGCAGCCGCTTCCCGGGGCGCGTCGACGCCGCTTTGTCCTAGCGGGCTCGGCTCTCGCAGCCGCCGCACTGGCCGCGACCGGTCTTGAACTCTTCCCGGGGCACGTTGAGCACGCCTCGTCTTCTGGAGCATCCGCGGGGAAAGTCGGCGTCGTCCAAGCGGCTCCTTCATCTCCTGCGATGGTCGAGTCACTCGCTGCGCAACTTGGTTTCAGTCCGTCCTCGAGCGCCGGCTGGGTATCGGCAGAGAACGCCAAGGCCGGCGCATCTC is part of the Acidimicrobiales bacterium genome and harbors:
- a CDS encoding glycoside hydrolase family 3 C-terminal domain-containing protein; amino-acid sequence: MTRSGIERGLRHGRAPVIGAVGAAIGLLAAFFAVSGRAAGDADLATSASPTQLAACPWLNSKLSAPKRTSLLMAAISPLDEAKILHLYWGGSPANPYEGLSPAIPSLCIPAITEQDGSGGVASGWRTTAGHFGGVTQLPAPIADAAAFDSGLAGSYGQVIGSEDAAVGVDVALAPTINIERSPLWGRAYESLGEDPFLTASLATPLINGIQSQRVVAVVKHYAAYNQETSRGTLRDDSIVGDQALHEIYLPAWSASVQQAHPGGVMCAYDLINGTPSCQSQQLLQTQLRGAWGFAGFVRSDCGSIFNQADAFAAGVSQVKCTPLYQPADIAAAVAGGQLPRPELDALVKPLLTTLFKFDLIAAPHPLRPDADASSAADQSVALRTDNEGAVLLKNNGLLPLSLPGTGTIALIGANGGTPMPAGYGAMRVKADDPTTALDALQAAGSRVAYTNGAVIPVAARLAREASVAIVVVHDVEAEGVDALSLALPGNQDALVRAVAAANPRTIVVLETGAPVDMPWLSSVAAVLETWYPGQSAGTSLVQLLSGQISPSGKLPVSWPVAGGPRPDASTAEFGGNGGPTYYDEGLNVGYRWYEATGAKPQYPFGYGLSYTSFRYSALHIASGPRGGYTVSATVTNTGRRSGADVAQCYVGYPPATGEPPRQLRGFQRVMLAPGKRAQVRFAITRGDLATWAGAPGSVGTWSVGAGRYDVYVGDSSDPAGLPLHSTLNPSAAQLGPASGPGS
- a CDS encoding phosphotransferase produces the protein MLKAPGSLAELTPEFMTVALGQRFPGAIVERVETGAVGNGTNRRTTLRLFYRKGAGPDSAFVKIQGRLFNRLALVALRAWQAEALLAGSGVDLPLEHPDFFAAATDRSRFGSLVVMEDITARGGRANDATTALTVSEVADGLAGLARLHAAFWDRPLPSSLRFLEPWRLGRVWAPVSRASLAHGLRRLRRSGRPELIPRQVDSANLERQFRASAYLAQLGPRTVLHGDPHPGNTYSLPGERIGFYDWQLVRTGDWCHDVGYFLAGSLGVEDRRAHEQDLLKGYLQALRSGGVPPPRFDSAWERYRSTPAFGLATWLHTYSAGSFQPESVSLATVERFSAAYSDLETHQSDVAREAPRRRVA
- the galK gene encoding galactokinase, with translation MQSAFGPGRVNLIGDHTDYTGGFVLPMAIQFGTTVTFEPGGDRVILRSGYEPEPADLPLKIEKPSSVNPKWARYVAGVIAEIEPATGGTGTVTTNLPVGEGLASSAALEVATALALGYAGPPDDLAVTCQRAEQRAVGVPCGVMDQLASVSGVPGHALLIDCSTNSVTPIPLPGDCEVVAIASGEPRSLDGSRYAERRLECEKAASMVGPLRAAALVDLDSIPDRVLRRRARHVVTENQRVLDFATHIRHGELREAGALMHESHRSLRDDFAVSTAALDDLVARLVKTPGVYGARLTGAGFGGSVVALTRPGVLSEGLLLKASAGARLV
- a CDS encoding ABC transporter substrate-binding protein; translation: MKRNSRRTARLPDWSQLVAVAGVAALGLSACSSSNTKNSSSAGSSSATNPGASSGTGSTIPPPPKVGGAISGPGVTASTITIGQITTTSGPVPGLFQDANDGLDAYVAYVNANGGIAGRTLKVIHVDDAFDCNTYTQELQRLSTEVFAMVGTFTLNESCGQAILKANPNLVDVEGSILNPVLYNGFPNVFSPTPSPPGYTTTGYQWIKDKFPSDITHAATLIPGAALANGKQEDLTAESIGYKYVYSRVIGPIETNFTSDILRMKSLGVKIVDLGVDAVSQDANFIQQANQQNFHPDAIISAAGYDAHLLKLIGDPNAANNEVYSPLLYSLYLGTDRATVPGVNTFLTWLDHAHPGESASIFSVSAWGAGMLLEQGMSQAGSQVTQTSVIQAVGEITSFESGGLTAPFNPGQRLGAHCMVIAGIQHGEWVRIDPKSGFECNGTYHDVPLSALK
- a CDS encoding nitroreductase family deazaflavin-dependent oxidoreductase — encoded protein: MSLQGEYEPSAYQWVRDQVAEYEASNGQKANTLLDTGLPVVIVTTRGNKSGKIRKFALMRVEHDGEYALVASLGGAPKNPVWYYNVKADPSALTIQDGPEPFDAVAREVTGAEKRVWWDRAVAAYPPYAEYQSKTDREIPVFVATRR
- a CDS encoding VOC family protein produces the protein MPVRSLGYLRIGSEDIEGWRRFAGEFLGMMEVRGDDADALYFRMDDYPPRLVIAPSAQNGVEAIGLEVRDAAELAELTEAVEATGTKVAPLDAVECRDRRITEGVRFDDPSGNKLELFWGVVLSHTPALTPNVSGFVTGNQGMGHVVVTVSDGAGSFDFYTRVLGFRGRNTLRLPAAPAEDGSPRFETLWFLGCNPRHHTVGILPMDGPGRLVHFMVEGASLDDVGRAWDRAEKLSVPVMQTLGRHTNDQMVSFYVISPGGFAVEFGYDGLQVTEEVPVYEITEGAFWGHKFVNFPSL